GCTGTTTGCACGACGGCGCGCGGCGTTAGCGCTTGAACCACCGCAAGCCGGTCCCCTCTCCCGCTTGCGGGAGAGGGTTAGGGAGAGGGCGGGAGCATCAACGAAGCGAAGGCCGTCGCTATTGCCAGCGCCGGCCCTCTCCCCCGGCCCCTCTCCCGCTTGCGGGAGAGGGGAGCACACCTGCGGAACAGCGAAGCGCAACAGCCATATACGCGCGGCTCAGCGCAAATCCCCCGGCGTATCGATATCCCGGAACGCGCCCTCGTCCTCCGTCAGGATCCGCGTCACCGGCTTGTCCTTCAGCAGCGCGCGCGCGCCTTCGTCGCCGTCCAGCGCCAGCAGCGCGTCGCGCCAGGCCGCGCCAAAGCCCACCGGATGGCCGCGTTGTCCGTTGCGCCACGGTGCGGCGATGGTGTCGGGCGTGGTGATGGTCAGCGCCACCGCGCGGATCAGCTCCATCGGCAGCCACGGCATGTCGGCCAGCGCCACCACCCAGCCGCGCGCTTCCGGCGTTGCCGCCACGGCGGCGCGCAGCGCCGCGCCCATGCCGGCCTGGGCCTCGGGCGCTTCCAGCACGCGGCAGCCGCCGCGGCGCAGTTCTTGCGCCAGCGCCGGGTTGCCGGGGCGGATCACGGCGA
This Cupriavidus nantongensis DNA region includes the following protein-coding sequences:
- a CDS encoding nucleotidyltransferase family protein — protein: MTAAPNAPLLRTDLPTGILLAAGFGRRFDAAGQRNKLLELLPGGRSVAWRSARTLAAALPESIAVIRPGNPALAQELRRGGCRVLEAPEAQAGMGAALRAAVAATPEARGWVVALADMPWLPMELIRAVALTITTPDTIAAPWRNGQRGHPVGFGAAWRDALLALDGDEGARALLKDKPVTRILTEDEGAFRDIDTPGDLR